The Miscanthus floridulus cultivar M001 chromosome 17, ASM1932011v1, whole genome shotgun sequence genome has a window encoding:
- the LOC136516688 gene encoding uncharacterized protein, whose amino-acid sequence MLAAQPPPPPEAAGEDESSCRGVFMEFMTKVAQFEELADSGERLLGRFREELEYFRRPQIPKESDVMKQILKSNCTVRMRSYIEAGCRLHCQNISNINQLSSCEDRLKDHIKKVKTLLEELECLVENVYGITLTASLSALEVSDSQCLDNMLSTDCCSMEGVSTQEEDKSADQLDTDVSFVTVMVMVRNMLKLDYMMQEKIISALSLKTPSSELEGYCLMLNLRPYIDDDVMRLAWKMCP is encoded by the exons ATGCTCGCCGcgcagccgccaccgccgcctgaGGCGGCGGGTGAGGATGAGAGCAGTTGCCGCGGTGTCTTCATGGAGTTCATGACCAA GGTTGCTCAGTTCGAGGAGCTCGCTGATTCTGGGGAGCGATTGCTTGGGAGATTTCGTGAGGAGCTTG AGTATTTTCGTAGGCCGCAGATTCCTAAGGAATCAGATGTCATGAAGCAGATACTTAAATCCAACTGCACTGTCAGAATGAGGTCCTATATTGAAGCTGGCTGCAGGCTTCACTGCCAAAACATCTCAAACATAAATCAGC TAAGTTCATGCGAAGATAGACTTAAAGATCATATAAAGAAAG TTAAGACTTTGCTTGAAGAGCTGGAATGTCTAGTCGAGAATGTCTATGGCATCACACTAACAGCCAGTTTAAGTGCTCTGGAAGTTTCAGACAGTCAGTGCCTTGACAACATGCTAAGTACCGATTGCTGCTCCATGGAG GGTGTTTCTACACAAGAGGAGGATAAAAGTGCAGATCAGTTGGACACGGATGTATCGTTCGTTACGGTGATGGTCATGGTTCGCAACATGCTGAAGCTTGACTACATGATGCAG GAAAAGATTATCAGTGCATTGTCCTTGAAAACACCTTCATCAGAGCTCGAGGGATACTGCCTCATGTTGAATTTACGGCCATACATCGATGACGATGTGATGCGTCTTGCGTGGAAAATGTGTCCCTGA
- the LOC136516687 gene encoding vacuolar protein sorting-associated protein 9A-like, giving the protein MESPTSTVSRPDFYDFIDRMRRPAAADLFRSIKSFLVSFSFLESNAEEDGSKVQAFLAEMESAIRDHPLWTNATSQEIDHALEGLEKYVMTKLFDRTFGTSTEDAVTDMEISEKIGLLQQFVMPHHLDIPKVLHNEASWLLAVKELQKINSFKAPREKLLCIMSCCQVINNLLLNISMSNDRTLSGADEFLPILIYITIKANPPQLHSNLKFVQLFRRETKLISEVEYYLTNLISAKMFIIDVNARSLSMEESEFQNHMESARLATQVSVASPSSSQGLPTSARANQEEIDMAGPRFPFMDSETESLTPGEVKQLHDLYRQVVTRYTLLSKALRKLSIDEDQLINSVLDS; this is encoded by the exons ATGGAGAGCCCCACGTCGACGGTGTCGCGCCCCGACTTCTACGACTTCATCGACCGCATgcgccgccccgccgccgccgacctctTCCGCTCCATCAAGAG CTTCCTCGTCTCCTTCTCCTTCCTCGAGTCCAATGCCGAGGAGGACGGCAGCAAGGTCCAGGCCTTCCTCGCGGAGATGGAGAGCGCCATCAGGGACCATCCGCTCTGGACCAACGCCACCAGCCAGGAGATCGACCACGCCCTCGAG GGCCTGGAGAAGTACGTCATGACCAAATTGTTCGACCGCACGTTTGGGACCTCCACTGAGGATGCCGTTACCGACATGGAGATCTCGGAGAAGATTGGTCTCTTGCAGCAGTTTGTTATGCCTCATCACTTGGATATACCCAAGGTCCTGCATAACGAGGCATCGTGGCTG CTTGCAGTGAAAGAGTTGCAGAAGATTAATTCCTTCAAAGCACCACGCGAGAAGCTTCTATGCATCATGAGCTGTTGTCAAGTCATCAATAACTTGCTTCTGAACATATCAATGTCAAATGATCGAACATTGTCTGGGGCTGATGAATTCCTTCCTATTCTTATCTATATTACTATCAAG GCCAATCCTCCTCAGCTGCACTCCAACCTGAAGTTTGTTCAGCTCTTTAGAAGAGAAACAAAGCTAATTTCGGAAGTCGAATATTATCTGACAAACCTCATTTCAGCAAAGATGTTTATAATAGATGTCAATGCTCGCTCACTATCGATGGAGGAAAGCGAGTTTCAGAATCATATGGAATCGGCAAGACTAGCTACTCAAGTGTCTGTTGCTAGCCCAAGTAGCTCACAGGGGCTCCCCACATCTGCAAGGGCAAATCAGGAGGAAATTGATATGGCAG GTCCCAGATTCCCTTTCATGGATTCAGAAACTGAAAGCTTGACTCCAGGGGAAGTCAAGCAGCTGCATGATCTGTATAGGCAAGTTGTCACAAGATATACACTGCTGTCTAAAGCTTTAAGAAAGTTATCCATAGATGAGGATCAGCTCATTAATTCAGTGCTTGACTCATGA